The Tissierellales bacterium nucleotide sequence CATTTGGTTTTTTGTAAAAAAAGTTGTAAGTTTTATAATAGTGCATCTATGACTCTGGAAGAAGTAGTAGATGAAATGGAAGAAGGATATAGAAAAGGATTAAAGGTTGTTAGGCTTCATACAGGGGACCCAACTATTTATGGTGCCATAAAAGAACAAATGGATATATTAGAGAAAAAAAGTATTCCTTATAAAATCGTTCCAGGAGTTAGTTCTTTTACTGCCGCATGTTCTGCAATTAAAAGTGAGTTTACTCTTCCAAAAGTAAGTCAAACAGTTATACTTACCCGTATAGAAGGTAGAACAGAGGTGCCAGAAAAAGAAAATTTAGAAAAACTTGCATCCTACGGAGCTTCTATGGCAATATTTTTATCTGTCCAACAAATAGATAATGTAGTAGACAAGCTTGAAAAAGGATATGGAAGAGATAATGTGCCAGTTGCAGTAGTGTATAAGGCAAGTTGGAAAGATGAGAAAATCCTAATGGGAACCTTAAAAGATATAGGAGACAAAGTTAAGAAAGAAGGAATTAATAAAACAGCACAAATATTAGTAGGAGACTTTATAATAGGAGAATATGAAAGGTCAAAATTATATGATCCTAAATTTACCCATGAATACAGGGAGGCTATAAAATGAAAGTTGCTTGCCTTTCTTTCACTTCTAAGGGTAGAGAGATAGGAGAACAGATACTAAAAAATTATGAGCAGAAGCCTAACTTTGTGGAAGCTATAA carries:
- the cobM gene encoding precorrin-4 C(11)-methyltransferase — translated: MISFVGAGPGDVDLITIKGRRLLEEADIVIYAGSLVSKEHLVFCKKSCKFYNSASMTLEEVVDEMEEGYRKGLKVVRLHTGDPTIYGAIKEQMDILEKKSIPYKIVPGVSSFTAACSAIKSEFTLPKVSQTVILTRIEGRTEVPEKENLEKLASYGASMAIFLSVQQIDNVVDKLEKGYGRDNVPVAVVYKASWKDEKILMGTLKDIGDKVKKEGINKTAQILVGDFIIGEYERSKLYDPKFTHEYREAIK